The Hevea brasiliensis isolate MT/VB/25A 57/8 chromosome 1, ASM3005281v1, whole genome shotgun sequence DNA segment aagatatagataagaaaaatttttagttgcatatatatatatatattaaaggatTGAAAGGTACATTAGAActgattaactttttattttaattttgttcttATAATATAGATGAATATGTGAGATGAATCAAACTttgattttcttgtatttttctcatCAAATCTTTAATGTAATTgagttaataagattattaattaATGGTAAAGGTCTCAAAGACCATGGAATTGAGACgagacatttttttttttagaaaaaaaaagcaTGTAAAGTTTAATTGTTGTCTTAAATAGTACAACTTCATACAAAATATAACTATAAATGCATAGATCAAGTAGTACAAATCTAATAATCTCTGACCTTGTCGCAAGCTCTAGGATCCATAAGGTGTTAAACAACTATCAAATTATAACAAGATAAAAGAGAGAGTGAGAGAAATAGGAGagaaaaattcaataatattcaatatgctaatagattttttttttaacaaaaattaaaCCACACATAATTAACTATTAACCATCTGATTTTATTATGCTGTAAAAAGAATACATAAATACACCAGAAATGGGAGAGAAACATATCATCATCTATCAAGTATAGCAGTATCCCTAGAACAAAAAGCCCATGATAACAGCCAACGTGGAAACCGAAATACCAGCCAAGAGCTTAGAAGATGAAGATCCTGGTGGAGGAGGAGAGGTGTTGGGGCCCATTGCCCCTGGAGTTGAAGGGCTTGTGTGGGCACCTGCTGGTGCATCTGGTGGGCAAATGGCGGGGGTGTTTGTGGGTGAAGGACTGGTTGGTGGTGGGGAAAGTCTTGGGGTAGTGGAGGGCGGTGGTGAGGCACCTGGCGTGCCTCCTGATGAAGAGACAGTGATGGCTAGTTTCTGGCCTAGCTGACAATGCTGTGAAAATGTACAGATGTAGTAGTGGTCGCCAGCAGAGTCCAGGGTAAAGTTGACAGGGCCGGTGGTAATTACGTCTCCGATAGGATTTGAAGAAGAGCATGCATCGAAGGATGTCTTCTGGACTCGGAGTACATCGTGCTTGTTGGTTTCGAAGTTGAATGCTGAAAATCCACGAATTAACAAGCTTATTATATTTTGCTTATTtgcaattaaatatattatattataagtcAAGTTTGTTACAAAAAAATGTTGATAGCGGAAGAATTGGCGAAGACTTACTTAGGATATCTCCGACTACGAAATTCTTCCCATTAGCCCATTCTGTGTAAGCTTGAGCACCACCTTGTAGAATAGTCCAACCTGAGTTATCCCCCACCACATGCACCGTCTGTGCCGCCGCACATTGCAACAAAACCACCACTACAAACCCAAAAGCCACACCAATAAAACTTGCCATTTTCTTTATACTTTTTCCTCTCTTTAAATATCCTTCTCTTAGTTAATTTCTGGTATATGAAGCAGCTACTTGAATGAGAATGCCAAGGTCACATGGCTTTTAGCCTATATATACACAGAGGACAGGGGTGGAGATGTGGAATTGGTAAGAATTAGACCCAGCGAGTCCACCGCTAATAGGCCTTAGCGTGGAAATTTCCATTCCAAGACTAGTCTACTCCACCTCCATTCTTGTCTGTACACTGTTCTCTAATGACTTGACTTGGCCTTAGCTTCAATTTTGCAACTTGAAAgagaccttttttttttaatttattgatcAACATTCTAAAACAATTAATAAgtgtttaaaaattttgaaatatataaaattacgatTACATATAATATCAAAATAATGTTATACTATGATAAGGTTAATAAATTTTAAGTAACTATTAAAAATATATCTACAATATtaataaagttttaaattttaatttataagtccaaACATTTGCTGTCTGAAAGTCAATAAATTAGAatataaaatattcaaactaaacttCCAGAATAGTTAGAGTTTGaacatatatatattattctaccAAAAATGGGACAAGGAAATGCTGAAATGGGCTTTTATTTTCTTCCTATATGTTAGACTTTAGAAAAGTTTACGACTTTTTGCGCACAAATTACTGCGTGctaaatatcttttaattttatttagcgtgttaaaaaaattatttaacatTATCCCAATTATAAATATTTCAGAAATGCTAAGATCTCAATGTGAATTAAATATAGATATGTCTCGAACTTCTAACTAGAGCGATTgtctaataaataaaaagaatttaatatatatttttttaatttcttaattccaTTGTAAGCGTTTCATCAAAACTTAATAGATTCTCTAATGACTGAAAGAATATAGCAATTAATTGAAGCTACAGTCAGGTCAAAGAAAAGGTGCTGCAAGTTATCACAGCAACAGAAAAATATGCAGCACCACCAAAAGTGAAACGGTGCAAATTGAAGCTGAAAGAAAAGTTTTATAAAGTCAAGTAAAACGCACCGTAGAAAAAATTGAACCATCGCAGAAGAAGATTGAAACGTGAAACATCCTCAGCAAGCAAAACAGAGTGATTTAGCGCAggaagatttgttgatttgtcaTCAATTTGTTACAGCTATTATAGAAGCTTCTTAAATCAGTTTTTGATTAACTGTAAATAGTTCTATATGTATTAAGAAGTTACAGACGATTGATTGCATCTTGATTttgaatgaaatgaagttcttacTTCTTTCCCATTTCAGTTTTTGGTTCTTTGATTAATTTCTCAATTtgttcatggtatcagagcatcgatcACTTCCTCATGATCATATTTGTGATTCGCTGCTTACAAATTTGTTTTCTCTCTTGTTCTGAGTATTGATTGATTTTAATCATGGCTGATGCTTGTGAGAGAGTTGTAGATGCTAGCCAGAAAGATCATTTGGCTTTGCAAAATTCTGATTCACCAGGAATGGTTCTAGTAAGTTCCCCTTTGGCCGGTGACAACTACTTGATCTGGAGTAGGTGAATGATGATAGCTTTTCGGGCCAAGGACAAACTGAGTTTTATCACAAGAAAACATGATAAGCCAGAAGAGAGTTCTCCTAATTACGAGAAGTGGATCAAAGCAGACAGCATGGTAATCTCCTAGATTCTTAATTCTATTTCAAAAGAAATTGTAGAAGCCTTCATTTACACCACATCTGCTAGAGAATTATGGGAAGATCTCTCATAAAGGTTTTGGGGTAGTAATGGTCCTCAAATCTATCAGATCAAATGGGAAATAGGATCTTTTTAGCAAGGAAATCAATCAATTATGGTTTATTACACCAAATTAAAAAACAATGGGATGAACTTGCATTCTTGAAACCCTTTCCTATTTGTACATGTGGCGCATCTAAAGAAATAAGTAAAAGTGTTGATAGTGATAAGTTGATGCAATTCTTGATGGGCTTGAATAGTTCATATGATCATGGAAGGAATCAGATTCTACTCATGGAATCTTTTCCTACAGTAAGTAAAGCATACTCAACGATTCTCAGTGTAGAGAAGCAAAGAGAAGTGAACGTAATCTCAATAGAAGTAATAGAAAGTTCAATGGCTATGGTAGCTAAGACTCAAGGGTTTAAGAAGGAGAATGTGGGTATAGGAACCAAATCACAGTACAAAAAGAAAGAAGGTAACAAGAAGGATGATAGATATTGTGAGTACTGCAAGGCTCCTGGCCATTTGAAGGAATCTTGTTTAAAATTGGTTGGTTACCCTAACTGGTACAAACAGAAGAAAGGGGAACAAATAGCTAATGCGGCTACGCAATCTGTAAATGAGTTGGTTGATTTAGAATCTTCTGGATCTGCTATAAATAAAGAAAACTTGACTGCTACCATTACATCTATTATTCAACAAGAACTATTCAAAGCCATAAAAGGTAAACAAATTCAGGAGGCAAGTTGTGTTGAATATACTGGCTTTGCaggtaatatttctaataaagcaTCAGCTTCTAGCAGCTCTCATAGACAGGAAGAATGGATTATAAATAGTGGGGCTTCAACTCATATGTGTCTTAACAAAACCATCATGCATAACCTCAGAACTATCACTACTATAAATCCTGTATTCTTACCTAATGGTACTGCAAAATTTGTTAAACACATTGGTAAAATAACCTTGCATCAGAACTTAACCTTGCAAAATGTCCTGCATATTCCTGGTTTTAAACATAACCTCTTATCTGTAAGTCAACTAGCCAAAGATTCTCACATGTCAATAAGGTTTTATCCTGATCATTGTGATATACAGGACCTTTAGACTAAGGAGTTGATTGTTGTGGGACAACTGGAAAAAGGATTATACAAGATTAATTCTGAGTCTTTTTCTGCAATAAAATCTCAGTCCAATTTTGTATTGAGAAACTTACATGGTTCCTTTTCGAGTTCTTGTAATGCAAGTGATTCTGTAAATGCAAATAAAGTCAGTTTTTCCTTGTGGCATATCTAATTCGCTCATGCATCTATTTCAAAACTTAAACACATTCCACATATTGACTGCAAGAATTTAGATATTGTGTGTGATATCTGTCCATTAGCTAAGCAACAAAGGCTACCTTTTCCTAATAATTCTATATCTAGTCCATGTATTTTTTATCTTCTTCATTTAGACATATGGTGGCCCTATTCACTTTAAACCTTTACTGGTGCATCGTATTTTCTCACTATTGTAGTTGACTATAGTAGTACTACAAGGACCTATCTACTTCAAAACAAATTCTAGTTCTGTCATACCTTATTTATCTTTCTCAAAATGGTTCAAAATCACTTCAATGCCACAATCAAATATGTTAGAACAAACAATGATTCAGAATTCCTAAGCATAGACACCACATCCTTGTTACATGATTTTGGTATCATACATCAAAAGTCCACAACCTATACACCccaacagaatggggttgaggaAAGGAAGCGTAAACATTTGCTGCAAATAGTTAGGGCATTAATGTTTCAATTAGGGTTGCCTACACAGTTTTTGGGCGAATCCATTCTTCATGCTACTTATTTAGCCAATAGGTTGCCTAGTTCAATTCTAGAATGGAAATCACCATATGAGGTCTTGCACAATCATACTCCTAACTATCATTCCCTAAGAAACTTCGGTTGTCTTTGCTTTGCCACAAATGTTAAACCTCAAAATTCCAAGTTTGATTCTAGAGCTATCAAATGTGTTTTTTTAGGTTATTACCCTGGATATAAAGGTTACAAATTATATGACATTGCTGCGAAATCCATTTGTATATCAAGGGATATTGTCTTTCATGAGTCAATATCTCCTTTTAAGCATACTTCATCTCATCCTTCTATTGTATTTCCTTTGTCTGTGATAGATGACTATTCTTTTACTCCTGTTTCACAAGCATCTCCTTTTCCCTCTATGTCACAGGATTCTGTCTCTATAGAGCAATCCACTTCTGTAGACATAACTCTCACAAACATATCACCTATCCCATTATCTACTCCAAGCACATATCAGTCCTCCTCATCACAAgtagctgttagaagaagttctAGAGTTTCTCATAAGCCTTCTTGGCTTAATGATTTTGTAGTAAATGTGCAAGTTCATAATTCCTTTCCAAACCCTTGCAAAAATTCCAATCCAGAGGCTACATCAGGTACTCTCCCAAGCCAATACACCCTTTCTAATACCATTTTTCACATATGAGTTTTATTGCTTCACTATCTATGATACACAAGCCTAGTTCTTATGAGTAAGTAAAGACTGATGAAAAATGGATAGCAGCAATGCAGTTGGAATTGGATGCCTTGGAGAAAAACCAAACTTGGGAATTAGTTCCCTATCCTACACATAAGAAGCATATAGCCTCAAAATGGGTACACCGTATCAAATACAAGCTTGATGGTTCGGTTGATACATACAAAGCCAGGTTAGTAGCTAAGGGGTTCAACCAATTGGAGGGAATTGATTACACATAAAGCTTTTTTTTGGTAGCTAAATTGGTCACTATGAGACTTTTCATAGTAATTGCTTCTGCTAAAGCTTGGCCAATACATCAACTTGATATCAATAATGCTTATCTACATGGCTTCATTGATGAGGAGTTTTACTTGTTACCTCCTTAAGGTTATACCAAGGCCCAATCTCATCAAGTGTGCAGGCTTAGAAAGTCACTCTACGGACTCAAGCAAGCAAGGCGTCAATGGAACAAGGAACTAATATCTAAGCTCATTCAGTATGGTTTTGTACAATCTGCCCATGATCACTGTTTCTTTACTAGAGACACTTCATCTTCATTTATGGCCCTTATTGTGTACATTGATTATGTACTTGTCACTGGAGATTGTGAAGCTGACATTCTTTCCACCAATAAGTACCTGGATCAACAATTcatgattaaagatcttggtcATGCCAAATTCTTTCTTGGATTAGAAATTGCTCGTTTTACATCCGCCATGTACCCAAATCAACATAAATACATTCAGGATATTATTGCTAATGTGGGTTTACAAAATGAAAAGATTGCACAAGTTCCTTTACCTTGGGGATTTAAACTTACTGCTAATGAAGGTCCATCGCTTCTTGATCCTGCTAAGTATCGATGACTTGTAAGTCGTCTTCTGTACCTCAATTTGTCTCAACCAGACATCACCTTCTCCGTACAGCAGTTAAGCCAATTCATGTAGTCCTCTCGTCAATCCCATTGGCAGAAAGAAACGTTTTGAAAAAGGTGGATCTTCTAAAGCTAAAGTTGATTATGATTTCAAAAATGAGATTGTAAGTGAGCTTAAAGGATTAAGAACATTTATTAATGAGAAATTCAGTATATCAAATCAGTCTATTGAACTTCTGAGAAAATTTATGGATATTATTGATTACAAAGTAAGTCATTTActtactcaaaatgaggagttaaaGAAACAGATTGCAGATCTTAAGCAGGCACAGGGAACTGATTTTGTAACTAGAGTTGAGACTGATGCACATGCAGGTGATCCTTCTAGTTATGATGGTAGTGCATTTGATCATGGTAATGTTGAGTGTGGAGGCACTGGACTTGGTGAGTCTACTGCTGCTGTAGAGCATGAAAGTGAACAGGTTACAAAACCTGTAGTTGAACCTGTTGTTGAGCATGATAGTGAACAGGTTGTAGAACCTATAGTTGAACCTACTGTTGAACTTGAGAGTGAACAAATTGTAGGATCAGTAGTTGAGTCTACACAAAAGAAGGAAGATTCTCTAAAGGATCAGGAGGAGAGTGCTCCACCTAAACTTTCTGCAGCTGAAGCTTCTCAGGCtaaaaagaataagaaaagagTTAAGTCTACAGTGTCCAATCCATATCAGACTCTAGCTGCTGCTCTTCAAAGCCCATCTGATGAGGATGAATCACAGGAGAATGATTCTTTGGCTGACCAAGTTTCTCAGCCACGTGCTGCCAAACCCTCCAAGAAGAAGATAGTGCCTTTTAAAGCTATTCGAAGGAGCAAAAGGCTTAATGTTTAGAAAATAATCTGCTTTTTTAGTTTACTAATATGTTTACTACTGTTGTTAAATGGTTTTTCAGTTTGCTGTTGTTTACCTTACTGTTTTTCAGTTTGTGCTTACTTGGTTCTTTTTGGATTAAtatctcctgtttcctttttggcTGATGACAAAAAGGGGAAGAATGGATATGTGTTTTTGTTTTAGGAGAATGGATGTGTGCTTTGAAAATGAATGTATGCTTGGGAGAATGGATGTGTGCTTTGAAAATAAATGTATGCTTATGTTTTAGAAATGCGTATGCAAACTATTAAGTTTAACATTTTGCATATTGAAATTGTGGATATCTTATGAATATTTCTTGTAGCATAAATTCAAGGAGAGTTTTGTATAGCTGttaatacttttatttttttaaacttgtGTGCATACATTTAGGGGGAGTAATTTTCGCATACTAACATGCTTGGTTATACATAAACTTACACACActtttatttattcttgattgatgattcaattgagttttgtcatcatcaaaaagggagagattgttGATCCCGTGtaactcaaaatgagcattgattttgatgataacaaaactcaactagaatatatctaactcaattttaagtaatgtgtagattctttttcttatttatgaagaatctttgaggttgcatctaaggaggaagagcactcaaaggcatctcaagataaatcaaagttgagaaagaacaagattatgaaagctaAGACTCGAAGtgaaggtatgaaagtcataaagtaaggaattgagtcttaggacttgtgtaaaaagaataaataaaagtttaatcaattggagctcaaaattaatttttctttcaattactttataaaattttctctcatcatgaccttggatattgCTAGTGGAGTATATATATCTCTTAAggtctaaattagatttttaaatattacaatttgaaataggcatctggtaaattagtttgctaacttgtttgctaaaatattgttttgctaatgtgtttgctaaaattatagtttgctaactagtttactactgtcgccaaaaatttcattagtttgctaaatgatcagagttgtTCTACTTCgtacaaaaagacaaaataatgaCTATTTTGCCTAAAACATAGTGTATAACATTTTAAAAAGGTCTCAAACAGTTTAAAATGAtctgggactataaatacactttctttacttcattttacacttgatgaaagtttacaattgcactccaatcttgatttctcatttattgctttcattcaagagctttaaagtgttTAAGCTactattggcaaatcaactcatttcttctttatagtttgatttgtattgagaagAGTGtgtgttaaaacattaaattgcatttaagagaggttgtataaGCACCTATTGAAACTTGtgagtgtgagtgcttgagatagcacttattaagggttcaagctaccttggtaaaagtttAATGTTGAAGAAATTGTAAAAGGTTTTTGGTCTCTtacctttaaaagagcaaatggtggagagaagactcagagaaggttctttgagagagtggatgtaggctagttaaaccaaaccactataaaaatcattgtgtttgatttctctaaccttaatccctttacttttatgtaatttaattactatgcatgatattgaatgttgattgagtagattgagttgatatgcttgAAGATATATTGAGAAATTAATTGAATATTTTGTGATGCGTGTTATGTCAAAAATTACAATAATTATTGATTGAGACTTGAATTGCAATTTAAGGACATATTCTTGAAACACATATCACTTTCACTATATATAtaggagcacctagttgaacaaagtcacaatttttcattaggctacaagcaagggccgaaaaaatgTTTAAGTCCAATTCACTCCCCTCTTGTACTATTTTAAGACAACAAAGGGCATCATCTAAAAAGTAGCTCTCAATAGGAAAATTGACTTCATAGAAGGTGAGCCAGTTAACGCAAATATTAGCTTCCCGATAAATATATGAAAAACTTGCTTTCCATCTATGATCAAGTAGAGCATGAATTGCTATTACTATTGACTATAAGGACGCCGGCCGGCGTAGGAAGCTTTCCAAAGATGATATCTACCAACCCCCAATTGTCACACTCAGATAGACAATAACTTAGTGGTAGTTTTTTGCCTATGCATTTCTTTATCATGTCAAAGACCTGTTCGGTAACGGCTTTAAGGTAGTGTTTAATATTTTGATAAGGTCAAATATTACATTTCTTTTTTATACTATTTGATAATATGGTGTTTATACTTAAAGGTGGAGAGAGTGGTTAATGAAACattatttctcttaatttttaaaaattgtgggAGCATTTTGACTAAGATCAAAAAGATTATACTATCATTTTTACATTTAACAGCTAATCCAATAGCTATTTTTATCGAATACTTCTGTTTTTCGCTAATAACTAGTAAAATAATTGATAACTACTAGAATAACTAACAGTATAATGTTTGTAGATgcatcttttaaattaacagtatAATGTTTATAGATGCATCTTTTAAATAAAAAGGGAAATTAGACACAAGGCTAAATGTGAAATTTTAAATAAAGagcaattaataaaatatttttagttcAAAATTAAGCCATAACTGTTGGCAAGATTTTCAGTGTTCCGATAGTATTCTAACGACTACTTTTCCCGATACTCTTCTTTCATATTGTCATCAATGTCCATTGAAGAAGGTCCACCCTGCAACTGTTGGAGGCACAAAAGGTATACAAAAATCAATATATTTCACAACAGAAATTACAATATTCAGCTTTTAACTTTTAATGAATAGAATCTTACAATGTACGTGCATGCATGCATGTGTCTCTTCTAGCCAATATTTATAAagcaaaaggaaaaggaaaaggaaaaggaaaaggagATGGATCCGAAAGAGATGAAATATTCCATACCATTTGCAAGACGACAGAAGGAGggcaaaaaaaagaagaaagttcCGTGTTGTAATCTTGGAATCTCCATAATTTATTGTTCTATGTATAGTTAATTAATTATGTCTTGCTTAAACTAATCATAATTATGCTTATAATTTTATGTTATTTGGCAAAATGGAtagataaatttataaatttagggTCTATGTCTCTATCTGAATTCTGTGTACTACAGAACTGAAAGGTACATTTCAAGGTTGCCTGCAACTAATTTACAATATTTCAATCTCCTATATTTTTCTTTATTGCAGATCATCGCGGTTGGCGTGGTGTTGGTTTATCAATTGGTCGGGGATTCAGTATTGTTTTCCTAATTTGGTGCCCACATTGTTGCTTGAATCGAAGTCATTAGTTGTCGGAAAGTTTCAAAGTCACTTCTGGACTATTCTTGCTTATGCGATTATTTGGTCTCTTTGGATTGCGAGAAATGAGAAAGTCTTTAATAATAAAGTTGTCACTGTTGCAGATATTTGTTGCTTGATCTTGCATCGCTTTGCAGTGTGGATGAAAGCGTTTAATGGTGACTTCCCTTATACAG contains these protein-coding regions:
- the LOC110649098 gene encoding cucumber peeling cupredoxin-like, yielding MASFIGVAFGFVVVVLLQCAAAQTVHVVGDNSGWTILQGGAQAYTEWANGKNFVVGDILTFNFETNKHDVLRVQKTSFDACSSSNPIGDVITTGPVNFTLDSAGDHYYICTFSQHCQLGQKLAITVSSSGGTPGASPPPSTTPRLSPPPTSPSPTNTPAICPPDAPAGAHTSPSTPGAMGPNTSPPPPGSSSSKLLAGISVSTLAVIMGFLF